Proteins encoded within one genomic window of Oncorhynchus masou masou isolate Uvic2021 chromosome 1, UVic_Omas_1.1, whole genome shotgun sequence:
- the LOC135510460 gene encoding GTPase IMAP family member 9-like has protein sequence MTEHGEMADTGSILPVRRRNSLEDPPLMGGESSDTDPTLPLRRRNSMELNPPHMGGESSTPDSPVSPSVSELRLVLLGRTGAGRSAAGNTILGREEFGAQASPSAVTQRSKRREGDVCGRRLVLVDTPDWFCPGQDVGHCVRLSAPGPHAFLLVIPVEPSKGEERGVLERIEEMFGEGCWEHTVILFTHDDGLKEQSIEEFLQAGSQDLQQLVEKSGSRYHVLNIKDRAHGTQVSELLDQVEEMVAGNRERFYSSQTYQEAEDQVREMEGKIQRERGERKQREERDLRERLQKELQDSLIKIEGVIQEHEGDIRTLSERTSELERQVKEERDEEKKRELERELKRESDRREEMERKLERFREKRENERKEMEERHRQEMENYEGEARVEAERNLMKIVLPELQRNIMISQTKMQREFSRQMEEKNREMGRLRQNLKEVMEAHSVLQKRLEREGRGQRALIGLLGWVRRNSSSWLLHNLM, from the exons ATGACTG AACATGGAGAGATGGCAGATACAGGTTCCATACTCCCAGTCAGGAGGAGAAACAGCCTGGAGGATCCTCcactta TGGGAGGAGAGTCCTCAGATACAGACCCTACACTTCCACTGAGGAGGAGAAACAGCATGGAGTTAAATCCTCCACATA tgggaggagagagcagcactCCAGACTCCCCAGTGTCTCCCAGTGTGTCTGAGCTGAGACTGGTGCTGCTGGGGAGGACTGGGGCTGGGAGGAGTGCAGCAGGAAACACCATCCTGGGCAGAGAGGAGTTTGGGGCCCAGGCCAGCCCCTCTGCAGTGACCCAGAGGagtaagaggagagagggggacgtgTGTGGGAGACGGCTGGTGCTGGTGGACACTCCAGACTGGTTCTGTCCTGGACAGGATGTGGGgcactgtgtccgtctgtctgccccGGGACCCCACGCCTTCCTCCTGGTCATACCAGTGGAGCCCtctaagggggaggagagaggggtgctggagagaatagaggagatgtTTGGGGAGGGTTGTTGGGAACACACTGTGATTCTATTCACCCATGATGATGGACTGAAAGAGCAGAGCATTGAGGAGTTTCTCCAAGCAGGAAGTCAGGACCTCCAGCAGCTTGTAGAGAAAAGTGGGAGCAGGTACCACGTCCTCAACATTAAGGACAGGGCCCATGGCACTCAGGTATCAGAGCTGCTGGATCAGGTAGAGGAGATGGtggcaggaaacagagagagattctACAGCAGTCAGACCTACCAGGAGGCAGAGGACCAggttagagagatggagggaaagatccagagagagagaggagagaggaaacagagggaggagagagacttgaGAGAGAGGCTTCAGAAGGAGTTGCAGGACTCTCTGATAAAGATAGAGGGAGTGATCCAGGAACATGAGGGAGATATCAGAACACTCAGTGAAAGAACCAGTGAACTGGAGAGACAGgtgaaagaagagagggatgaggagaagaaaagagagctGGAGAGGGAGCTGAAGAGGGAGTCTgataggagggaggagatggagagaaagctggagagatttagagagaagagagagaatgagaggaaggagatggaggagagacacagacaggagaTGGAGAACTATGAAGGAGAAGCCAGAGTTGAAGCAGAAAGAAACCTGATGAAGATTGTCCTGCCTGAGTTACAGAGGAACATCATGATCTCACAGACAAAGATGCAGAGGGAGTTCAGCAgacagatggaggagaagaatagagagatggggagactaAGACAGAACTTGAAAGAAGTCATGGAAGCTCACTCAGTGTTGCAGAAGAGACTGGaacgagaggggagaggtcagaggGCACTGATAGGGTTGTTGGGCTGGGTCAGGAGAAACTCATCAAGTTGGCTTCTCCACAATCTGATGTGA